In Melitaea cinxia chromosome 4, ilMelCinx1.1, whole genome shotgun sequence, a single genomic region encodes these proteins:
- the LOC123670077 gene encoding cytochrome P450 4g15-like has protein sequence MTVVEDVNLGALTSTRLFFYPLVLLATGLWLLYRWQQQSKLYKLGNKLPGPLPIPLFGNALLAIGKKPEELITLALEYADRYGTVVRGWLGTKLLIFLSDPDDVEVILNSHIHIDKASEYRFFKPWLGEGLLISSGEKWRSHRKMIAPTFHINILKSFVGVFNQNSKNVVEKMRGEVGKYFDVHDYMSGVTVDILLETAMGITKDTQDDAGFDYAMAVMKMCDIIHQRHYKFWLRFDSIFKLTSFFEKQKQLLGIIHGLTNKVIKLKKEIYQQNKAKGIIPPTIEEVTRSSPESETTLANEKTLADTVFKGYRDDLDFNDENDVGAKKRLAFLDLMIESAQNGTNVITDHEIKEEVDTIMFEGHDTTAAGSSFVLCLLGVHQDIQERVYNELYSIFGDSDRPATFEDTLQMKYLERVIFEGLRMYPPVPIIARKLQRDVKIATKDYVLPAGATVVIGTFQIHRNPKYYKNPNVFNPDNFLPENTQNRHYYSYIPFSAGPRSCVGRKYAILKLKILISTILRNYKMVSNITEDQFVLQADIILKRNDGFRVQIEPRKRVPTSA, from the exons ATGACGGTCGTCGAAGACGTTAATCTAGGTGCTCTTACCTCAACGAGATTGTTCTTCTATCCTCTAGTCTTACTCGCCACTGGCCTGTGGTTATTATACAGATGGCAGCAACAGTCGAAACTATACAAGCTAGGCAACAAACTACCTGGACCTTTGCCAATACCGCTATTCGGAAACGCACTATTAGCTATTGGCAAGAAACCTGAAG AACTCATAACATTGGCGTTAGAATACGCAGACAGATACGGAACAGTGGTCCGTGGATGGCTTGGTACAAAGCTACTCATATTTTTGTCAGACCCTGACGATGTTGAAGTTATCCTGAATAGCCACATACACATCGACAAAGCCTCGGAATATCGATTTTTCAAACCCTGGCTCGGCGAAGGTCTTCTAATCAGTTCAG GTGAAAAATGGCGTTCACATCGTAAAATGATTGCACCCACATTCCATATAAATATTCTCAAGTCGTTTGTTGGTGTGTTCAAccaaaatagtaaaaatgttgTCGAGAAAATGAGGGGTGAAGTCGGTAAATATTTTGATGTCCACGATTACATGAGCGGCGTCACTGTAGACATTCTCCTAG AAACCGCCATGGGCATCACAAAGGATACACAGGACGATGCGGGTTTTGACTACGCAATGGCAGTTATGaa gatGTGTGATATTATCCATCAAAGACATTACAAGTTTTGGTTGCGTTTTgactctatttttaaattaacatcatTCTTTGAAAAACAGAAGCAACTTCTTGGAATTATTCATGGACTGACAAATAAG gtcattaaacttaaaaaagaaatataccaGCAAAATAAAGCAAAAGGCATAATTCCACCTACAATTGAAGAAGTAACGAGATCGTCACCTGAAAGTGAAACTACGCTCGCTAACGAAAAAACTCTTGCTGATACGGTGTTCAAGGGTTACCGTGATGACTTAGATTTCAATGATGAAAACGATGTtg gTGCAAAGAAACGTTTGGCTTTCTTGGACCTTATGATTGAATCGGCTCAAAATGGTACCAACGTAATTACTGATCATGAAATCAAAGAAGAAGTCGATACAATTATGTTCGAG GGCCACGACACAACCGCTGCCGGTTCCAGCTTCGTGCTCTGCCTCCTCGGCGTCCACCAAGACATCCAAGAGAGAGTATACAATGAGCTGTATAGCATTTTCGGTGACTCCGACCGTCCCGCTACCTTCGAAGACACTCTTCAGATGAAATACTTGGAGAGAGTCATTTTCGAAGGCTTGAGGATGTACCCACCTGTACCGATTATCGCTAGAAAGTTGCAACGCGATGTTAAAATTG CAACAAAGGACTATGTACTTCCAGCTGGTGCAACTGTGGTGATTGGAACTTTCCAAATACATAGGAACCCAAAATACTACAAAAATCCTAACGTATTTAATCCCGACAATTTCCTACCAGAAAATACTCAGAACAGACACTACTATAGTTATATTCCGTTCAGTGCTGGACCTAGAAGCTGTGTTG gaCGGAAATACGCCATCTTAAAACTCAAAATTTTAATCTCTACAATTCTGCGTAACTACAAGATGGTATCTAACATCACCGAAGATCAGTTTGTACTTCAAGCAGATATCATCCTTAAAAGGAATGACGGATTCAGGGTCCAGATTGAACCGAGGAAGAGGGTCCCGACGAGTGCTTAA